The sequence GATTTCTTTAGGAGTGAAATTCCGGGGTTTTTTATCGGAGATGTTGCTACTGCTTTTCTTATGTCGTCGATGAGTGGACTCTCAGGATCTGAAGATGTATTTGGTGCCAGACTTATAACGTTTTCAATCTTCAGGAATGAACATTCCTCGCTTTGGTTCTCAATAGGTTGAGAAATCACCCGAAGTGGAATGAAATCTTGAGATTTTTCCTCTTCGACGATGAGAGATGGCTCAGGTATTGGGGTTCCAGAGGACAGCTTGTCCCCACTGAGTCTTCGTAAACGAATAAAATTCTTGGGAGTACTTGAACGAGATGTATCTGAGTCTGCAATCTCCTGGGATTTCTCAAGTAATTTCTGTTTTTCCACAAAACTACGAAGATTGCAGAGGGGAACTACTATTGGTTTTGATGTCTCTGGCTTTGTCGGAGAATTCTCAGAGGATTTTGATCCTTGCAGTTGAGCAGCGAGTCTTTGAATGGTTGTCATCATTGGCGCATTTGTTGATGTAGTTATCGTCTCCTTCAGAAGAGTATTTACGTCTGTTGCGAGTTCAGAGTCTGAAATGCCATCACTACTATCGCTAGAATCATCATAAGTTCTGCTGACTTCACCCATCTGTTCGCCATCACTAGTTTCTTCAGCACTATTGAAATCCTTGGGTATTTCCTCGAGAGTCATCAGAGGGTCTCTCGGTTTTTTCTCCGACTTATCTGTTACTTCCTCGTCTTGACTCATTTCATGATCTGAGTGCTCGATTTTTGCGATTGTCTGGCGAGGAAGGTCCACAACCGGGGCAGAAGTAGATTCAGAAGGATTCTCAGGAATTATATCGGCTCGTTCATTGTTCACTTCCGCCATTACGGGCGACACCGATTGATTGGGTTGTGACTCATCAATATCGTCGCTAGTCTCTACCTCCATATCTCCCTGGGATTCCGTCCCCTGCGTTCTCATTTTGTCCGTAAGCTTATCAATGATTGATAGTCCTTGACGCGTAGATTTGTTTTGCAAACttgttccacaatttttccacAGCTCTTGCATGGCTTTTTGCCGTTCCCTTTGAATCTCCACATCTTTGTTCTCCATTTCTGGGGGGCACACAAAAGCACTGAGTTTCCTGCTGAGAGGGTTCTCGGCCTCCCCCTGTGGGGTCTCGGATTTTGTAACGGCCGAAATGTTAGTGTCCTTGATTCCCGTACTCTTACAAGTATTTCCACCTTTCCCTCTCTTCATTGCCAACTTCTTTTTCTGCTGTTTGGGAAATTCATACAGATCAACTGTAGATGTGTCCGAGTCAAGAGCTAATGGATCGTCGCACCTCAATTCTTCCTCAATGTCAGAATGCTCAACGTGATCTTTAATGTCCAGATAAATTGACATatcaattttgataatttcagTTGCAAGAGCGTTCCAGTGATACTTGTCAATGTGCTTCTTAACATTTTCCTCTTTCAGTTGAATGAAATTACACGCTGAGCACAGATAGCCGCTGACAAAATCCTCTCCTGGTAGCACATCCTCCTCGATTGCCAGAGTAAAGTTCTCGTAATTCTTCCTGCAAACTTTGTAGTAATGCGCGCGCATTGAGGACTTGAGGGGCGTTTGATAAGTGCAACTTCGGCATCGGAATCTGTATTCACCGGTGTGAGTTGTACAGTGTTCATAAAAAGTTTCCATTGCTGAGTCCTGTTGTCCCTCGGCCGTAAATACACAAAATCTGCAGGCATATTTACGATCTGTACCGACTTTTGTCTTCTCCGATAATTCTAGGAGCATCTCGTCCTTGGATTCGTCAATTGCACGTTTCGCATCGAGCAATGTCAATCTTGCTATCATCATCTCCTCCTTTGGATGGACTGCCTTGTAATGGTGTACAATGTTTTTTCCACTGAAGCTGCAGAAAAGACATTTGTATCTTTCCTGTCCAGTCCAGGCATACTCAATTAAGTCTTCAGTCTTAAAATGCGAATTCGTTTTGTCCGAATCGGCTTTTTCTTGTTTGATGTCGGGTTTTACTACAGATTCAGTGGGATTCAGTTTCACATCGATCTTCTTGTCGAGCTTCGGTGGTGGGATGATTGGTGGCTCAACATTTTCTTGTGACTCCACCTGCTCCTCCTCGGATGGCTCTGGAAGAGTTTGAAGATCGAGCGCGGGCTTggaaacagtgagagaacgTGTAATTGGCGTTTTCCTGGTTTTCTTTGATTTCGAGACAATTCCCATTTGCCAAGTTCGTCGCTTCTTCTTCCGTTTGGGTCCTGCGGCCTTTTTCTTTCTGATGATCTTTCGCGGCTGTCTTACCTTTTCATTGGCCTCATTGTCAATTGTCTTTTCAAGCGCCTCATTGTTATCACTAACGAAATCGCCAAGAATGTTTGTTATCAGCTCTTCGTTTGTATTTGAACGTTCGGAAGACGTAGTTGGTTTCTGGCCGCTAGATAGGTGATCCGCTGAAGTTGACGCGTCATCTGAGGCGACGCCAGTGGCCTCCTCATCGGATTTACTGGTAGCATCAATTTGCGGTTCATCAGAAACGCATTTATTGGTTTTCGATGGCTTTTCTTCTATCGGTTCCATTGTCATTATATCGTCTGCCTCGTCATCGGATCGTTTTTGACGATCAGAGTGCAGTGAGATGTCCACAGCTGCTGTCAACTCTGATACATCAATTCCAAAACTCTCGTCTGAAGACGTATCGAACATTATTTTCGAAGAGTCAATTTTGCCCAAATCTGTTTTCTCTATCATTACTCGGGGCTCCCGCAAGTTGACCCTTTCACTCCGCCGTAGGAGGGGAATGTCTTCGGCCTCGTCTATCGGAGTTTCCTCTGATTTGTCAGGCTCTGGGGTGTCTTTAGGCGGTTCTGGTGTTGCTCTGGGTGATGATCGTGATTCTCTCTCGCTGTCGGAACTACTCACGTATTGTTTCGATAACTTAACTGCTCGTTTTCGAGGCTTTCTCAATCGAGGCTTCGGTTTGTCATCGTCCGGAATCTCCCGTAGCTTTGGGGTTTTACTCTTCGATCTATTGCGGCGCTTCGACAGAACCTCGTCTTCAGACAGCTCTGAATCGTGGCGCTCTGGGGAACTCGAAACATAGATTCCTTTGACTTTCTCATCAACTGATTTTAAATTACCTTCTGCTTCCTTTATCAATCGGCACATCCGGTGACCTGTTGCAGTTACTACTCCTTCACTGATAAACATTTCGCGGATATCTTCTTGCAGCATTTCCAAGGAGTTGCGCCGACGAGCAGGCTTTCTGCGAGGTTTTGCCATTGGGGACTCTACCTCTCGTTCTAGCTCAGGTTCCGCTTCTTTTACATCATTTAGAGGTTCTTCAGCAGCATCCGCGGATTCCTTAGAGTCATTTACTGTTACTTCAGACTCGTTGTTTACGCATTCTTCAGGCTCATCCAAAGGTACTTTAGCGATATTTACAGATTCTTTCGAGTTCTCGAGGGCGACTTCAGAGGTGGTTATAGATTCTTTAGACTCCTCCAATTCTACTTTAGGATCATTTACagattcatcaaaattttctgatttaaCTTCATCAGGTACAAGTTTTCCCTTCAATCGCGAGGATtttggtttttgagattttctAGCCCGTCGCTTAGGAGGTTTAGGCTTCTCTGGAGAATCAATTGCCACTGGGAGCTCGGGGCTTTTACGCTCTGGTGATGCATTATCAGAGCTATCAGATACAATGACTCTTCGCTTCTTTTTGCCAGCTCTCTTCGGCTCAAATGTTTGTTCCATGTCTGAAGAGCTACTCTCTGACTGACATTCAATGATCTttcgaattttctgaaatttcttGGAATGCGCTAAGCCCTCGCCCAATTTCTGAAGCAATTTAGCTTGTTCTAAAAGTTTTTTGCCTTCTCCTTGTTCTAAGGatgttttaatcattttttcaatccacTCACGAGTTATTTCATTCTTCAAGGTCGGCGTCTCTTCTTCGCTGGGACTCTCCTTTATAGCTATAGTTGTAGTGCTTGGGTTCAACGTGTCGGCAATTTTAACCGGAGTTGATGTATCAACAGTTGCTTCCGAGTCATCTAGCTTATCGCATTTGTTTGATAGATGATTAGATATCGTAGGCTCTGCTTCTGACACTTTGGGATCGTGATCGCTAGCTTTTGTTTTTGGCGAGTCTATCGCGGACTCATCGGTTGTACTCGACACCTCCACTTTCTTCTCCTCAGTTTTGGCAGTCTTTTCAGCCTCCTCAGAAAGTAATTTGGCTGACTCCGCAGGTTTAGGTAGAGGCTCTTCGTCCCAACTCTCAAGTTCTCCTTCAGCACTGAGTTTTGGTGGCGTCGGAGAGGGGGTAGGGGTTGGCGGATCGGTTCTCTTTAATTTCGGAATTTTAAACTTCTGAAGACCATAACCTTTTCCAGTCTTCGCTGTTGTGTCAATCACTCCGTAAAGACTCTCCAGAGGTGACTGCATAGTTTCCTTATCTTTGATCAATTTATCAGCATTTGTTTTCTCATCGGAAGATCTTCTCGCTTTGATATCGGCGGATTTTGTTGATTCATTTTGTTTTGCAAACTTTTTAGATTTGTTTTGATTCCGCTGAGCTTTTGCAGAGGTCATcggtttattttgatttttcgaatCACAATTCTTCCTTCTAGGATCCCGATTGGTGCCGGAATTTTCCTTAGATTTCGCAGGGGCAGATTGTGGAGGGTCTTTGATGAGCCTCGGATCCCTCTTGATGGAAGTGGCATTTGGAGAGTGGGCGCCCTGAGGACTCAGATCATTTCTGAACCTCGGGTCTCGTTCAGATAGATTTCTGCCCTCGCGATTGAACCTCGGGGGATTCTCGTTCGGCCCGGGTCTATCCCATTCGTTCCAACGATTAAATCCAGAATGTTGGGGGTCAGCGAGAACAGGCCTGAGGTTCGGCCTGTCACCGGGATATCGCTCGACACTGCGATTCCGTATGGGCTGAATATCTGGCCCAGGACATCGATTCCAATTGGGAGGGCCTGGGGGAACAGGCCCATTGAAAGGAACATCTGGCCCTCTCACTCTCGGAGGATCCGGATAATTTGAATCTCCCGGCCGCCCTTCCCAAGAACCCGATCTCATGTTCATACCGAACTCTGCGGGACGATCGAAGGGCGCCTCGAATGGTCGATTATCAGGAAAACCTCGAGAATTGAATGGTGCAGTTGACATTAATGGAGGAATACCAGAGGGTCCTGGGGGTTGGGAGGAATGGCCAATGTCTTCGGAAAAATTTGCATCTCCGTAAGGGCCGTGATTAATTTCCATACGCCTAGGGGGACTCATCATGGGTCGACGAGCGAGATTGGGACTGTACTGGGGAGACATGTGGTGCACTGGATGGTCTATTGGGCCCGGTCCTGGATTTGGGCCCATCCACATGTCTGGGTGATTCTGGTGGGAATGAGGGGGTATGTTTGAGGGGTGATTTGGATGGAGGGGGAGATTGGGCGAATGACTTGGTGGGTGGGGGTATGGATGGCCGGGCATCTGCTGCTCGTACCCTCCCCACTGTGAATTATAATATTCTCGATTTTGGGGCGGATGGTGCGCCCTCTGCATGTAGTACTCATCATCTCTGCGATACTCCATGTCCATGTCCATTTGTGAGGGGCCACCGCGTCGAGAGAAAAGTTCTCTCTCCTCGGCAGGCGAAATGTCGTTATGCTGGTGTAAAATTGGCAGATTCGTTTGGAGTTTGGCGATATTCGCCTTATCCCCCTCGGACAATCGTGAAAAGGCACTGTTTATAACATTCATGTCAGGCATTTTTGGCTGATCGGCATTGCCGAAACGGTCATTCCCCAGACGCGGTATTCTTTCGTAATTGTCAGCGTATCTTGGCTCAGACCCTCTGTCTTTACCCACTGGTGATATAGGACTGTTCCGAAAGTCTGACTTCTTGAGGGTTGCTGAGTTTAATGGGCCTGATTGGTGGTCTGTTTGAGGGGTAGATTGAGATTTACCGTCTGCTTGGAGGCCCTTACGACCGTACAAAACAATATGCTTGTCGCGCTCTTCCCACCGACGATTACTCTCTCTATCTATGTCTTCTTGAGAGAGAAGGAATGATTTTGGTAATTCCTTATCGCATTTCTTAGGATTCTCTAACGGCTTACTTTTTGGAATGCGGATTTTCTCAGGTTTTGATAGGTTAGGGGgctttttatcattattcaaAATCGTTGAGGTACTGCTGCCAGCATTATTATCTGAACCATCATTCAATAGCTCTGCTAAATCATCCATAGATAGCGGAGGTTCAGTTAAAACTCGAGGTGGCGAGATTAACAATGGCGTCGGGGGCTTGGCGCTCTTCGAGGGGGATAGAAACTCCTTCGCTCTCGGTGATCGACACTCCGGagatgttatttttattgatttctgAGTGTCTAATTTTGCAGAAACTGCCACTCCGGAGGTCTGTCGACTATTTGGCGCGTTATTTGATGACTTATCATTCCTCGTTTTGGCTGAAGAACTGTTATCCACAAAAGTGTTGGAGGAGCCATCTTTGCGTTCTGTGGGAATGATAATCGGTTGCTTTGTAGAGACTCGTTCAGACTGATCAGGACTCGATGGTTTGCTGTCTACTTTCCCCGAAGAATAATCTTGCTTGCGCTCCGTGGGAATGATTATTGGAGCAGATGTGCTCTTTGGTTGCTCATCTGGTGATGCTGGTGGACTTGGGCTTGCTGGTGTTTCGTCCATCTTCTTGGTTATTTCTTTGGGCTTTTCCACTGCTGCCGTCGTTTTAACTTCCGATGGAGCAACTGATTTACTGAAAATTACAAAATGCAATTTTCGCTTTtgtcaattattcaaatttattactactaatttttttttactttgtgACCATAACAACTTACGTTTTTGGCAGCGTCGACTCTTCACTTTTTTTACTACTAGGAAAATTCAGACCAGCGCTTGTTCCCTGAAACTCGTTTCGAAttagaaatattaaattatgccTATAATACATGCACTACTAAAGCCTGAAATGAAACACGTTtacgtaaaaataaatgagtaatccaaattataaatgaaattaatttaaatatagtTGGTCGCTAAAGAAGACTtctaataattacaatttgaAACAACTTCTTCGTCCAGGTATTGATAGAGCATAATCATTGTTATGGCACCAAAAAGCCCCGAAGAATAAAACACGTGTTAGGTTTTCGTAACGACAACGAAGATCTCTTGTTTAATCACATTACACTCACACAACAGGTATATTGTTAATTTACGCTGATGGGTCATGTTTTCCATTCAGTTGGCTTGTTTATACAcgaattatcaacaaaaaatgggagaaaaaagaacaaaataaTCCGCTTTACAACTGATATCTAACAAATATAATCGCATTGTCAGACCCGAGAATCTCTCGTTTCACAAACACGACTCATCATCTTTTCAGATAATCAGATGAAATCAATCCATTTTTGTTGCCATTATGAAAACCAAATATATTGCAAGCAACGGCCTTCAGTGCTACAAAAACGCGATAATACATCATGCATCTAGAGCAATTATGCAAAAGTCATTGCACTAAAGACAAAAGaacaaatgattgaaaaacatACGAGATCCTCGTGCTTCAGTCTTCAGCGCAATATTTAATTGCAACACAAACTAGCAACTATATTACTAACAACTTTCGATGAGATTTGATACATACCTTTTCAACTTTACTGTGTAGTTTTTGAAGCACATCTTCACATTTTTGGAGTGTTTCAATTCTCAACCTGTTAAAAGATAGATTACCATAGAACGAGAGAAAAGATATTGCAGAGAGGCCAatagaattaatattttatcaggAATACACATTAAATAACCAAGCATGCGAAATGTCTGCAGTTGTAATGTgtgcagtgaaaaaataatgatgcaaaagtaaaaaaaaaaaaaaacaaaacgtaTGCAGGTTTGAGGAATGAAACATGGAAAGAGTGGAAAATAATGTGACAGCAGCAGTTGAcatatttacaaatttttatcaCTCAACAATTTGGTATTTCAACGAATTCTGCATACGTTCTGGCTGATTAAAAGTTTTATGGATTTCATATGATGGGTCTCTAATTATTGTAATGTTTTCTTTCTCATTTCCGATATTGAATAAACATACTTTCTCTTGCTGTCCGTTAGTATTCCATGAAGTTGCTGCATTTTGTGCAACTGTACTTCACGAGACTTATCAGTGACTTTCTGAAGTCTCTCAATCATTGCCTCCAGGAATGGAATGTACTTTTGCATCTCAGCAAACTTCTTCTCGTAGTCGTCCATCTTATCCTCCTATTTGTTATGTCACCTGCGTCGGAAATCgattcattttcattcatgTTTAATCGTACTCTTATTTATTtgagaacatttttcaatatttaatacGGAAATAATTGCCCACGATGAGCGGAATGAATTAGAATTTCCATTATGCAACACTGTAAACCTATCGTCGGCGCACGTTACGACCTGAATACATTGCCGAGTATTCATTAATTAGCTGTGCATCCTTAGCATTCCACCAACACCttcataaaatggaaaatgtcaaTTCACTGACAACGTCAAATAATCACACACAATTAAGTGTAACAACAGCTGAtcgcaaaattttccaatagcCCAACGGCATGCGTCAATGAAACCTGGATATTTCATAAGAAATTCTCAGAATCGCGCATGTgccaatttccaatttttcaaatgcaccgaaaattaattgaaaacatAACAAtcttcaaattattttattgagataTTGTTAACAGCAATATTGGTGAGTGATGCACTACCACTCAATTCTATGTTCCccaaacaatgaaaattttcttgaaattattatataaaatccAGGAAACTGTATGTCATTGGGTTAAAACTTCACTCTCCCAAAATATGGATAAAAAACGACTTTTCCTCTGTGCATTTCGCCGCTTCAAACGCACTTTTTATCATTCTCCGTATGTCCTCATAAGATCACCATTATCATTTGTATGTGAGAAAGCATTAGAATATTAATGgccaggaaaaaattgaaagccaATAAAACTGCCAAATAGTGATGTCGCTGCTCCCTCACATGAATTACGTCTACATCCGTACATTGAATTTCAGTGACCCTCGAGCTCGTGTCTCGCAGGAATGGTCATGCCGAGTTGAGGTGCTCAACTGGTTCCGCATGTGGTTTTATGCTTCACAAGTGTCGAATACATAAACCATCGGACTGAGTGGTTCTCAACGTACGCATCCTCAGCACTTGTCGATTGTCAAACACAATACAATGAACTCTATCGTCAACATGCTCATTTCCACATATCTCTCCTATTATTATTCGGTGGAGGTATTGAGCAGATGTAAACAGCATCTTGATTTATCTGCCAATTactaattattgaatatcgaaagtaaatgataaaatcaatTCAAGGGACATATCACACTTCATTTCTCTTATAATTTcccgtatttattttttcctcactaCTGTCCACCTCCATATCGATTTTCCGGACGAAGTCATATCACTCGGCGCACATTTCttatcaataataatgatttgaATACTTCACCGATGTACCTATGCCATTTCTACCGCACCCGAACCCCTTCAATCGCCCGATAAATTCCCAACCACGTGCGAAAATAGAAGCAAAACATAAAAGTGGACAATTAACCTCTGATGTATATTCCCCAAATAATTCGACAAGTGGAAGAAATTACGCAGTAATTTCAAGTCTCGAGGTGTGGGTTTGCACAAAGTGACAGTGCAAAGAAAAATGTGACAAATACTTAACAGTCAACGAATAGAGCGGAGAAATTCCAAGAGTTCAGGGTGTCTCTATCGCTCACCCCTCGAAATTGCTACATAACTCCTCTCTTCCTTTTTCGGATAAAAGGGAGTCTCGACCTAAAGCGGATCGTACCGTCTTTGTCATACTGAGAGTATTGCCGTGGCACAAGGTGGTCGGGAGGGTCTTGAAAGCAGATGGTGAATACTGTGCCTCACCAACGATAGATCTCGCTGGCGTTCCAGGCCTCACGTGCAAGCCCAtgcgttcatttttttttttcttgaaaacgaTCTACTAGCGCTTGTTTTTGTTTCTATAACCGTGTACCCACCGTTTGTTGGTTGACCAAAGAAGCTGGATCCTAACTATTAGCTCCACGATTAATGACTCACAAATTATCACAGTTTTAAATAGCTGTTAGTAAATGATGATTTTCAGCAACACGAGTCCTGCCTTTCGCCTCTACTAATGCCGAGCGAATGCTCGGATCTCGCCCCTCCCTCATGGGTTTGGGCCAACCGATGGCTACCCGGATGGTAGGTCTACAACAGCGCCACCGGAACACAACGGATTGTCGTataaattttacaataaattaatcgtTATTTATTGCACATTCAGCTGGGCAAGTTTTGAATGAATGGTAGCTTAGTCTGTTGAagctttttcctgaattatCATGTACTCCAAATCATTGGTCATCTTCCAAGGCCCAACATAGGTCTTTGAATACTTTGACGTGGCATATTGACACTTTGGGACGCACAACTGAAATTTCGAGGGATTACGTGGTTTACGAGATTCACGAAATGGCCGCCACATTTGCACAAGCTGTGTTGCGTCACGACAAATTATACTTACAGCTAAACCCATGGAGTTTCTCTACATTTGGTCATTTCAAGACTTCATTTTCACCAAAGTATTTTCTTAACTCTGCATGCACACATTCTCACCCTGAACTCGATGGTGAAGCTGGTTTTTCACAATCTTCCATACCGTTTCACTCTTTATTTCAGGCTGATGATGGACACATACTCAACACAAATGATGGGGTTTAATTTCACATATTTCAGTTTGCACGAGCATTCAACACGCCCCCCGTAAATATGTCGTACACTCTCAATCTCCAATAATGTCTAAATTCGAAGAATTGATGGGCCGttcactgcaattatttctggAATGTTTTCTGCAGAGGTACGTCACGACGAATCAATGTGACGTAGGTTGGGTGCAACATGAAAGTGCAATGTTTAATTCTAGGGGATCTAATGAGTGTTCTCCACGTTGTGAAATTTCGGCGAAACTTTCAATTGCTCTTTCATCGTAACAACATTGTTGCTGGTATAAAGTTGACAATAACGATGAGCAACAATGGATGTGCTTTCCTTTagcataaatttttaattcacgcTGATGATGGCCACGGATTTTATTCCGCATATTTCAGGTCATTTGACATCCACAC comes from Diachasmimorpha longicaudata isolate KC_UGA_2023 chromosome 12, iyDiaLong2, whole genome shotgun sequence and encodes:
- the Sov gene encoding uncharacterized protein Sov isoform X3, coding for MDDYEKKFAEMQKYIPFLEAMIERLQKVTDKSREVQLHKMQQLHGILTDSKRKLRIETLQKCEDVLQKLHSKVEKFQGTSAGLNFPSSKKSEESTLPKTKSVAPSEVKTTAAVEKPKEITKKMDETPASPSPPASPDEQPKSTSAPIIIPTERKQDYSSGKVDSKPSSPDQSERVSTKQPIIIPTERKDGSSNTFVDNSSSAKTRNDKSSNNAPNSRQTSGVAVSAKLDTQKSIKITSPECRSPRAKEFLSPSKSAKPPTPLLISPPRVLTEPPLSMDDLAELLNDGSDNNAGSSTSTILNNDKKPPNLSKPEKIRIPKSKPLENPKKCDKELPKSFLLSQEDIDRESNRRWEERDKHIVLYGRKGLQADGKSQSTPQTDHQSGPLNSATLKKSDFRNSPISPVGKDRGSEPRYADNYERIPRLGNDRFGNADQPKMPDMNVINSAFSRLSEGDKANIAKLQTNLPILHQHNDISPAEERELFSRRGGPSQMDMDMEYRRDDEYYMQRAHHPPQNREYYNSQWGGYEQQMPGHPYPHPPSHSPNLPLHPNHPSNIPPHSHQNHPDMWMGPNPGPGPIDHPVHHMSPQYSPNLARRPMMSPPRRMEINHGPYGDANFSEDIGHSSQPPGPSGIPPLMSTAPFNSRGFPDNRPFEAPFDRPAEFGMNMRSGSWEGRPGDSNYPDPPRVRGPDVPFNGPVPPGPPNWNRCPGPDIQPIRNRSVERYPGDRPNLRPVLADPQHSGFNRWNEWDRPGPNENPPRFNREGRNLSERDPRFRNDLSPQGAHSPNATSIKRDPRLIKDPPQSAPAKSKENSGTNRDPRRKNCDSKNQNKPMTSAKAQRNQNKSKKFAKQNESTKSADIKARRSSDEKTNADKLIKDKETMQSPLESLYGVIDTTAKTGKGYGLQKFKIPKLKRTDPPTPTPSPTPPKLSAEGELESWDEEPLPKPAESAKLLSEEAEKTAKTEEKKVEVSSTTDESAIDSPKTKASDHDPKVSEAEPTISNHLSNKCDKLDDSEATVDTSTPVKIADTLNPSTTTIAIKESPSEEETPTLKNEITREWIEKMIKTSLEQGEGKKLLEQAKLLQKLGEGLAHSKKFQKIRKIIECQSESSSSDMEQTFEPKRAGKKKRRVIVSDSSDNASPERKSPELPVAIDSPEKPKPPKRRARKSQKPKSSRLKGKLVPDEVKSENFDESVNDPKVELEESKESITTSEVALENSKESVNIAKVPLDEPEECVNNESEVTVNDSKESADAAEEPLNDVKEAEPELEREVESPMAKPRRKPARRRNSLEMLQEDIREMFISEGVVTATGHRMCRLIKEAEGNLKSVDEKVKGIYVSSSPERHDSELSEDEVLSKRRNRSKSKTPKLREIPDDDKPKPRLRKPRKRAVKLSKQYVSSSDSERESRSSPRATPEPPKDTPEPDKSEETPIDEAEDIPLLRRSERVNLREPRVMIEKTDLGKIDSSKIMFDTSSDESFGIDVSELTAAVDISLHSDRQKRSDDEADDIMTMEPIEEKPSKTNKCVSDEPQIDATSKSDEEATGVASDDASTSADHLSSGQKPTTSSERSNTNEELITNILGDFVSDNNEALEKTIDNEANEKVRQPRKIIRKKKAAGPKRKKKRRTWQMGIVSKSKKTRKTPITRSLTVSKPALDLQTLPEPSEEEQVESQENVEPPIIPPPKLDKKIDVKLNPTESVVKPDIKQEKADSDKTNSHFKTEDLIEYAWTGQERYKCLFCSFSGKNIVHHYKAVHPKEEMMIARLTLLDAKRAIDESKDEMLLELSEKTKVGTDRKYACRFCVFTAEGQQDSAMETFYEHCTTHTGEYRFRCRSCTYQTPLKSSMRAHYYKVCRKNYENFTLAIEEDVLPGEDFVSGYLCSACNFIQLKEENVKKHIDKYHWNALATEIIKIDMSIYLDIKDHVEHSDIEEELRCDDPLALDSDTSTVDLYEFPKQQKKKLAMKRGKGGNTCKSTGIKDTNISAVTKSETPQGEAENPLSRKLSAFVCPPEMENKDVEIQRERQKAMQELWKNCGTSLQNKSTRQGLSIIDKLTDKMRTQGTESQGDMEVETSDDIDESQPNQSVSPVMAEVNNERADIIPENPSESTSAPVVDLPRQTIAKIEHSDHEMSQDEEVTDKSEKKPRDPLMTLEEIPKDFNSAEETSDGEQMGEVSRTYDDSSDSSDGISDSELATDVNTLLKETITTSTNAPMMTTIQRLAAQLQGSKSSENSPTKPETSKPIVVPLCNLRSFVEKQKLLEKSQEIADSDTSRSSTPKNFIRLRRLSGDKLSSGTPIPEPSLIVEEEKSQDFIPLRVISQPIENQSEECSFLKIENVISLAPNTSSDPESPLIDDIRKAVATSPIKNPGISLLKKSSPNILKKGLRKPIGKIDGILSRFPPIAPSPPKKTIVLQTLPKAAVSKKSTIPSAAKAVSSAKPVISALKSVTIPKPIAPAPKPVTAPPTAISPGAQNIPGVQMGTTAQNVKVTQQTGKNVKLFKLIRNPGLMPKESTPTMPSPKEKTIEAFATMLQSMKLRHLYKCMDKTCTFTTDSPELFGQHYNSHVQEQPKASQTSAKGGKTVYGYQKCAYCHGDNMGTWEELSEHYKKKHTFCAYQCGYCFYRAFTQSYVHLHQNVSHKGKPASVILAKRDYHPVEIIDRRQNVHPFVCKHECNKLFYVPEAFIAHLKMKHGATLSIFKCHMCPASALKAESLISHYKLHCIYKYQCLYCLFGADAPMELHIHLSHAHCNRPPKILERSLPPAPVRDKDVLLQLLIRNLDDDFRGSELKTVNENPIESCLKSPKNEAVGAAGIKTYVSNKKSVKSSNSAEVIDILDGEAESSITSSSDQFILTEVPSLIKLPDGAVVEKQPVSTSHENLKSAKSSSQGSIDQEQESIVRYSNEKLKTQVNLALDPLSLSQEFDMTDEFVNINVLDNPEFLRTAEERAAKLRAINPVVEDKNDDSDIEILECIEPSSKPKLQLTPIKDSLRPFLRLKEEVKESQSGRTTPAAVFSSNEDSNTSMEVSRSTEVSTPSEFDNHEIERESDFLEKPPLSLEDIKHTGFSDKDLYKCGYDGCNFEAMTAGALKTHIISCQYVAENVQLICVHCTKRFVKIGNLIDHLKIHGPKRFGCSLCSLRYPLACQAVAHMKTKHKISSSKLVPADPGNPSPDALFIVQPLGPGERKKRKFGKNKSFDSTQKEATAFGPNDIDNLPRQAIYNQEVRCAVCPYTTKVRTNIIRHLQLHAKDEYVPESGPVNPVPCLDKKEKMFDKMVNLASSSHQNGRMGAKTKETVTDSEAELLPKFVPEKQRHVVERHLTDKHPEKRPFVKVIREIENPDSLEKAPTEEPEEGISDPDGNHWKCNVCDYKCIYKTEMITHASTSHDEKSQFKCTACPFKTSGKINFEQHVISKHVNDPEVDCTMVYERIRGTKKPDSVEAPPADEPFDTTPLWRRDMPRIRHIRGILLEEDNAKKSSESPKAGKRKSDVEPTAKPAKIRAKSNSFDGTVIIEKPKNAPASKTPERIYTHEELQEKFGPYGRPRGNMYFCTICATYNSKYRQEIRDHLYMELKYWRWHCKECGHLAVSHSRMLKHEYKVHKDKKPVTVELVEKEDIDQWVLNLMNHQRDIMRGEIGDSTATLLKSKVPLPTPISPLTITLEDSGEKIIPSSSLEASTDSSKIVDLTAAISKLTRNDESDEEDDDGNALIIDSKELDEEKDTSLDALGKVSLKESKKTYVCKHCNLEFSGLRGFKIHVQINHLKRLAFVCPYCDRSTNSETMMKAHIRKNHQGEEEKIIKNPYANGPELSSTFWEKEYGIVIPKKMKKKKRKVDDLDNQTTEEDKLALSDICLKCGFTAINATGLAAHMRAHAKRPALKCGHCSFTAHSQVDIWQHSEINHPDLDWKAEEIRTGTSSTDPPIQHVKKRHIDDYNEDIEEEATVVPLRGSNQTLQKIYNCFYCKNVRSLALATIRSHWTQYHKDVNELSPCQTGVPFKFTESIGEIADNRKQVKCSYCPMKGSLIAVKAHIKKKHNGLALRFIDIIDNSQEIWVCKWCDEKVKGVDNKTSHHNMFHSHLAMRFQKEEIGGKDKGFACPICSFISASLAKMRTHVVKHAEVFKCKRCLKPFNSLQKATQHSTNEHAGLAAAIEKSLTNVEALMAKVSQSDLVDIPEEESSTLPSTDIFRNLGVARKSTTKQLLKKPSGGVKSVARKSTHPLPRYPPGFKFDIEGLDSEVEALTKTTGWSYYGRPPTPISLANLNTVMSLGVAKMKVKCTKLAKLMNIDAQLNLVDYRKQQMK